In Mailhella massiliensis, a genomic segment contains:
- a CDS encoding BMC domain-containing protein: MLALGLVETRGLLAAIEGADAMLKAADVRLLEKNLATGGLVTITVAGEVSAVQASVDAAKACILRIAGAELVSTHVIPRPDEELAGILRLDPDAEPEPAPEPPLPPAAPAKGGESRSAAFVSEEKQQISGTVKEEGADNAQAEARLKRMSLNRLRQMAWNMEGLSMSEEAVASADKKSLIAAILKASGK, translated from the coding sequence ATGCTGGCACTCGGACTTGTGGAAACCAGAGGACTGCTTGCGGCGATTGAGGGCGCGGACGCCATGCTCAAGGCCGCCGATGTGCGCCTTCTGGAAAAGAACCTGGCCACCGGCGGACTGGTGACCATTACCGTGGCGGGCGAGGTTTCCGCGGTGCAGGCATCCGTGGATGCGGCAAAGGCCTGCATCCTGCGTATTGCCGGGGCGGAGCTTGTGTCCACCCATGTCATCCCCCGGCCGGATGAGGAACTTGCCGGCATTCTGCGTCTGGACCCCGACGCGGAGCCGGAACCCGCGCCCGAACCTCCCCTGCCTCCGGCAGCTCCGGCAAAGGGCGGAGAGTCGCGCAGCGCGGCCTTCGTGAGTGAGGAAAAGCAGCAGATTTCCGGTACGGTGAAGGAAGAGGGCGCGGACAACGCCCAAGCCGAAGCCAGACTGAAGAGAATGAGCCTGAACAGGTTGCGCCAGATGGCCTGGAACATGGAAGGCCTGTCCATGTCCGAGGAAGCCGTGGCGTCGGCCGACAAAAAATCCCTGATTGCCGCCATATTGAAGGCTTCAGGAAAATAG
- a CDS encoding acetaldehyde dehydrogenase (acetylating), whose translation MVDKDLLSIQEARSLVRAARAAQVEFSQLGQERIDAVVKAVSEATAAQAEALAVMANEETGYGKPQDKKIKNLLASEKVYACIKDMKTVGILREDKVNKIVEIAVPVGVIAGIIPSTNPTSTVIYKSLISLKAGNAIVFTPHPAAKKCIGRTVQIIKEALHNCGVSTDLVSCVSVPTMEGSAELMKIADLILATGGPGMVKAAYSSGTPALGVGAGNVPAFIERSADIKDAVTKIMTSKTFDNGTICASEQSIVTEAVIAADVKRELIAQGGFFLEGENLTKVKAVMERGNGSMNPAIVGRDAQTIARIAGIEVPAGTRLLISDEAGVGPKFPFSKEKLTALLGFYVVNDWHQACELCQALLHNCGIGHSLAIHSRNEEVIREFGLKKPVSRILVNTPSTHGGVGITTGLFPSFTLGCGAVGGSATSDNVTPMNLLNIRRVAYDLGNTPCQSHHECCHSETPSHAASCGAGAGIDINAITSLIVAELKKVM comes from the coding sequence ATGGTAGACAAGGATTTGTTGTCCATCCAGGAAGCCCGTTCCCTGGTGCGCGCCGCCCGTGCCGCCCAGGTCGAGTTTTCGCAGCTGGGGCAGGAACGCATCGACGCGGTGGTCAAGGCCGTTTCCGAAGCCACGGCCGCCCAGGCCGAGGCGCTGGCTGTCATGGCCAACGAAGAGACCGGCTACGGCAAGCCCCAGGACAAGAAGATCAAGAACCTGCTTGCCAGCGAGAAGGTCTACGCCTGCATCAAGGATATGAAGACGGTGGGCATACTCCGCGAGGACAAGGTCAACAAGATCGTGGAAATCGCGGTTCCCGTCGGCGTGATCGCGGGCATCATCCCTTCCACCAACCCCACCTCCACGGTCATCTACAAGTCTCTCATTTCGCTGAAGGCCGGCAACGCCATCGTGTTCACGCCGCACCCCGCCGCCAAGAAGTGCATCGGCCGCACCGTGCAGATCATCAAGGAAGCGCTGCATAATTGCGGCGTGAGCACCGACCTTGTGAGCTGCGTGAGCGTGCCCACCATGGAAGGCAGCGCCGAACTCATGAAGATCGCCGACCTCATTCTGGCCACCGGCGGCCCCGGCATGGTCAAGGCCGCCTACAGCTCCGGCACGCCCGCTCTGGGCGTGGGCGCCGGCAACGTGCCCGCCTTCATCGAGCGCAGCGCCGACATCAAGGACGCCGTGACCAAGATCATGACCAGCAAGACCTTCGACAACGGCACCATCTGCGCTTCGGAACAGTCCATCGTCACCGAAGCCGTCATCGCCGCCGACGTGAAGCGCGAACTCATCGCCCAGGGCGGCTTCTTCCTGGAAGGGGAGAACCTCACCAAGGTGAAGGCCGTCATGGAACGCGGCAACGGCTCCATGAACCCGGCCATCGTGGGCCGCGACGCCCAGACCATCGCGCGCATCGCCGGTATCGAAGTGCCCGCCGGAACCCGTCTGCTCATTTCCGACGAAGCGGGCGTGGGCCCCAAGTTCCCCTTCTCCAAGGAAAAGCTTACGGCCCTTCTGGGATTCTATGTGGTCAACGACTGGCATCAGGCCTGTGAACTGTGCCAGGCCCTGCTGCACAACTGCGGTATCGGTCACTCTCTGGCCATCCACTCCCGCAATGAAGAGGTCATCCGCGAGTTCGGTCTGAAGAAGCCCGTTTCCCGCATTCTGGTGAACACCCCCTCCACCCATGGCGGCGTGGGCATCACCACCGGTCTCTTCCCCTCCTTCACGCTGGGCTGCGGCGCGGTGGGCGGAAGCGCCACCTCCGACAACGTGACCCCCATGAACCTTCTGAACATCCGTCGCGTGGCCTATGACCTTGGCAATACCCCCTGCCAGAGCCATCATGAATGCTGCCACAGCGAAACCCCGTCCCACGCGGCTTCCTGCGGCGCGGGAGCCGGCATCGACATCAACGCCATCACCTCGCTGATAGTCGCGGAACTCAAGAAAGTAATGTAA
- a CDS encoding BMC domain-containing protein has protein sequence MTSTNALGMIETKGLVGAVEAADAMVKAANVTLIGRVQVGGGLVTVMVRGDVGAVKAATDAGSAAAQKVGELVSVHVIPRPHSEVELILPHKEA, from the coding sequence ATGACTTCCACCAACGCTTTGGGCATGATCGAAACCAAGGGCCTCGTCGGCGCCGTTGAAGCGGCTGATGCCATGGTCAAGGCCGCCAATGTCACTCTTATCGGTCGCGTGCAGGTCGGCGGCGGTCTCGTCACCGTCATGGTGCGCGGCGACGTGGGCGCGGTGAAGGCCGCCACGGACGCCGGTTCCGCCGCCGCTCAGAAGGTCGGCGAACTCGTCAGCGTGCATGTCATCCCCCGTCCTCACTCCGAAGTGGAACTCATCCTTCCCCATAAGGAAGCGTAA
- a CDS encoding phosphate propanoyltransferase — MNEQAMKDVLAQILSCVLSEVAAQSGHSCCASENGPIPVELSARHVHLSEKDAIALFGAPLTHARDLSQPGQFLCKERVRLIGPKGVMDNVAILGPSRGKSQVEISKTDARALGVDAPVRQSGDVAGSPGIILASDHGIVGLEEGVIVASRHIHMSPADAARFGVSDNEMVSVRLSTERPVVFEDVLVRVSDKFNLAMHIDADEGNGSGWKKGVDGVIVGKSGCRHGH, encoded by the coding sequence ATGAACGAACAAGCCATGAAAGACGTGCTGGCGCAGATTCTTTCCTGCGTGCTCAGCGAGGTGGCGGCCCAGTCGGGCCATTCCTGCTGTGCGTCGGAAAACGGGCCCATTCCCGTGGAGCTTTCCGCCCGTCACGTCCATCTGAGTGAAAAGGACGCCATTGCCCTGTTCGGCGCGCCGCTGACCCATGCCAGGGATCTTTCCCAGCCGGGACAGTTTCTGTGCAAGGAACGCGTGCGCCTGATCGGTCCCAAGGGCGTCATGGACAACGTCGCCATACTCGGTCCCTCCCGCGGCAAGTCGCAGGTGGAGATTTCCAAAACCGACGCGCGCGCCCTGGGCGTGGATGCTCCGGTCCGCCAGTCCGGCGACGTGGCCGGTTCTCCCGGCATCATTCTCGCCTCGGATCACGGCATCGTGGGGCTTGAGGAGGGCGTCATCGTGGCGTCCCGTCACATCCACATGTCTCCCGCCGACGCCGCCCGCTTCGGCGTGTCGGACAACGAGATGGTCAGCGTGCGCCTCAGCACGGAACGGCCCGTGGTGTTCGAAGACGTGCTCGTGCGCGTGAGCGACAAGTTCAATCTCGCCATGCACATCGACGCCGACGAAGGCAACGGTTCCGGCTGGAAGAAGGGCGTGGACGGCGTGATCGTCGGCAAGTCCGGGTGCCGTCATGGACATTGA
- the eutJ gene encoding ethanolamine utilization protein EutJ: protein MDIEAVNRRIGELEACIGHAVKPESGEPLFVGVDLGTAYIVVVVVDAGGRPMGCALEFAQVVRDGLVVDYIGATTIVRRLVRQLEESLGRELECAAIAVPPGTGERECATHRHVVESAGLTVTSILDEPTAANAVLGVENGAIVDIGGGTTGLSLLRDGKVVYVADEPTGGTHLSLVLAGNYGVSFEEAEEIKKDPSRQKEILPVVKPVLEKMASIINRHIAGRDVSEVYLVGGTCCLKDMEKVIARETGKTVCKPANPFLVTPLGIALNCAAGKGGA from the coding sequence ATGGACATTGAGGCCGTCAACCGCCGTATAGGCGAGCTTGAGGCATGCATAGGCCATGCCGTAAAGCCTGAAAGCGGCGAACCTCTCTTTGTGGGCGTGGACCTCGGCACGGCCTATATCGTTGTGGTCGTGGTCGATGCCGGGGGCCGCCCCATGGGCTGCGCGCTGGAATTTGCCCAGGTGGTGCGCGACGGCCTGGTGGTGGATTACATCGGCGCAACGACCATCGTGCGCAGACTTGTCCGCCAGCTTGAGGAGAGCCTCGGCCGTGAACTCGAATGCGCGGCCATCGCCGTTCCTCCGGGGACGGGCGAACGTGAATGCGCCACGCACCGCCATGTGGTGGAAAGCGCAGGGCTCACCGTCACCTCCATTCTCGACGAGCCCACAGCGGCCAACGCCGTGCTCGGCGTGGAGAACGGGGCCATCGTGGACATCGGCGGCGGTACCACCGGTCTTTCCCTGCTCAGGGACGGCAAGGTGGTCTATGTGGCCGACGAACCTACCGGGGGCACGCATCTTTCCCTGGTGCTGGCGGGCAACTACGGCGTAAGCTTCGAAGAGGCGGAAGAGATCAAGAAGGACCCCTCCCGCCAGAAGGAGATTCTGCCCGTGGTGAAGCCGGTGCTTGAAAAGATGGCCTCCATCATCAACAGACACATCGCCGGGCGCGACGTGTCGGAAGTGTATCTGGTAGGCGGTACCTGCTGTCTGAAGGATATGGAAAAGGTCATCGCCAGGGAAACGGGCAAGACCGTGTGCAAGCCCGCCAATCCCTTCCTGGTCACGCCTCTGGGCATTGCGCTCAACTGTGCGGCCGGAAAGGGCGGGGCATAG